The Anastrepha obliqua isolate idAnaObli1 chromosome 5, idAnaObli1_1.0, whole genome shotgun sequence DNA window CGCAAAGTGGCTTTTGAACTGTTACTAGGAATGTCTGTCGTAAATgcctttataatatataaaaaagctacaaacaaacaaatttcaataaccAAGTTCCGGCAGGAGATTTCAAAGGCTTTGTTGGACTTCATGTCTCCAGAACCCAtaacaaaaggaaaacattttatagaaaaaagaaaggacGATAACGGAAAAACAATAAGGCGTGCTTGTGTATTGTGTTATGCCATGCCAAAAAAATATGCTGATAGAGTAATAGCCAGAAAAAGCTTGAAAAGGACCACCACCTACTGCCCAATAAACCGCAACTATGTGTAGaatattttcctaaatattcccaccagaaaaataaatttttgcactgatctccattaaaaaattgaatttttaattttaatttttttgtttttctactgatttccatctgaatttacatacatatatatttttatatttgttttgttcataaatgaattaatttttaaaagaattaataaaaagacaaattttaatttacaacttttttattatccaaaaaaataccattaaaaataCACAACGGCCATGGGAAATACACCAAAATGTTCACCACAGGCCAGAGAATccaaattatatgtaaaattccatattaaaatgtacaaaaatgtgtGACGTGGCCTCAGGGTAACATTTACGTGTCGCATGAAAACGTGCTGCCACGTCGCCAAcgtgttaaggggttatataccttgtgttggactaaaaaatcgaaaatttttttatggcatattctaaaagtacatcatcttaaaaatataaattcaaaaaatcataaagatcggagcactagaacgaaagttacagaccgtggaagcgcgcgaccttatccataaatgaagtgtacgcaaaactttagacacgattatctcgaagtcgtgttttttttaaattaccgtcgcggtgataattatttatcaaaaaatatttgacccatttgcataaacttttttttaattatttgaagttacaacctcgtgaatctgaacggttcactttttataaatatttgcatagttcgccggaattattattttttttttaatttttcaacccctcaaaaatcgtttttttggtgcaaagcggttttcatatcgagaaaatgtgtttttgggtaaataaaccgttcagattcactaaaaaacatttttctacaataatcatttaatttttttgatttcagttgagctgctcatgcgctaccgtgatcaccgcaagcctcttctaaaaaaaggcgtttcgggggaggggcgatatcaacaataaataataacattttctaaaataaaaacaccaaaatgtattcttcgagagttacccttcagtatgatatatgccttatttgaataaaagttctaaaacatatttaaaaaaattatgacaattgtCCATTTTACCATAAAACCGAagtgaatttcttttttatttttgtgatttttcgctgttcgtaaaacttgcaattGTTACtgcgttcatgtactttttttaactttaacttggATTTATTTTGCGTGGATTCGGTCAGATCTCGCCAGACGTGTACTTTGTTCTTGTGAAaacctttgttttttgtttttgagcgcACAACTCTCTTAAAGGGAAATATTTGTATGTCACATACGTGGTATTCTGAGGAAAACATACCCAAACTTTACTAACTCCTTTCCTACAAACTGAAAGTTACTTTTTTGTATAGGTACATATTATTAGGCGGGCAGATGGATAGGACCTTTAAGAAACTCGCATTTACAAATggcttgaattttattttagcttttaggAGTAATTTAACCAACAATTCTTTAAGTAGAGAACACAGCAaatacctatacatatgtatatgtccatttacgcacatacatacatacgtgtacaTGTGCATATGGAATTGCTAATGAAAATTCAgtgtttacttaaatatttgtGCAAATCTGTATGTTTgctaaaatattagtttgaattttatttgggAAAATATATTCACTTCATTCACTTATACGCGCTGTAAAATTGTACTTACTATAGAAAATTGTTACGTAATTACCGGACAGTTCCCACAATTGGTAAAATTTGTATATCACTATGTGCTTTCATAAGAGAAATATACTGCAATTCTTGATTAGCTTGCCTATAACTATTGCTCAACTGTTTATCTTGAATACAGCTGGGTGAGCTCGGACTGACTTGCATTTATCAGTAAGCAGTTTGAATTATATTCATAAAATACAGAACAACTGTATGACCGTTGATGTCCTATAAGATACTCACAAAAACCTTTGACAAAAGCACCAAATCAAAGAGTATGATGACAGCACTTATCGATGTATCAAATTTGGAAATCAATTTTCAATGCCATTCAATTTAATTCACaaagattaaaaatttgcacaaagaaattttttaaactccACCAGCATATAAAAGGCCGATAAGAATATTTGTTGTCGAGTAGTaagagcaaaaataaaacattaatgTATAGTTTATCAGCAGATGGTTCAAGATTTATTGATTCAAGAAAAAGGTAAATGTAAAGGGGCATTAAAATATGCATAATTTAGCATGAATTATTACATATAACTCTATctaaaatatacacatacagagaacaatatattacatatattgaGGATGGAAAAAGTTCTTGTAAAAGGAACACTTAAAAACaggtttatttaaaatacatatgcacataaatccATAGAAATTCTGTTAAACAGATTCATAAGCACAAATTCCctttaaacaaatacaaatccaGAAAACATGATTATCCTAGGGATTTAAAGAGGAAAAACATTTGTAGCTTTTCATTCTTAAACTTAAGTGAACAGATTGCACGGGCAAATTTATTAGGTAAACTAGCTTTACAAGCAAACATTATGTAACTTAATTCTAATGGAGCTAAATGCAATAGTGCAAGTAGTAGTAAGGTAAGTAAGAAATTTGTAAactatgtaaattttataatttttttaacgaacCAGCGAAAATAGAAAATTCCCTCCCCCCAAACAAATACATTAATTAACTACACAATTAACATTCATTGCACATATACGTCAAACGAATCTATCTATCtaagtatgtatattaaaaCTGTTTAGCTGGTGCCTTTATTTAGCATCATTTGCGGACGATGATATTGATTGATAATAGTGCGACAATATTTTCCATGCTTCCGGCACCATGAAACCATTAGGTGGTAACTGTCCCGTTCTAGCTAATGTGCGCATTTTGGTTCCTGATATGAActcaaaatcatcttttctgctTGGATCAAAGAATGACATACATGAGTTGCTTTTGTCAtatgcagcaacacgaaaaggAAGTATTTCTATAGTATTCAAACCGGGTGCCATTTTCAAAACACGTTGCCCATGTGTTGCATCGAATAGGTTTCCATCGGGATAACGCATTTTATTCGGGTGCGGTACACCCGCTGGATCACGACCAACGATGTAAAAGTTAGCTCCAGCATTCATTCTTGCTTTAGCATGCCACTGTACTTCGGTCGGCCCCGCATACATCATTGGTGAAGGAAATATAGCTAATACGGTGTCCTCTGCCTTTAGCACACCAGAATCTAGTACCGCTTGGTGCTGCGCTATTCTCACTGGTAAAGGCACATCGTCGTCTTTTGTCCAACCACCCAGAGGATGAAGCAATAACACCGGTTTTTTAAATCCTCTCTCAACCAGTTGCCGTTTCGTATCTTGCATTAGCAGAGCATGACCGTTGTGAATGGGATTTCTCAATTGAAATGCAAACACTGCATCTGCACccattgctttaaatttttgccTCAATTCATTTGGTGTTAATCTATATTGATCTAAGCCATCATTCCAACGAATTCGCTCTAAAACTTCCAATTCCCCGCCAACCAAGTAGTCGCCTTCTTTCGCAATAAGCTTGATATACGGATGGTCTTCATTGCTCGTACCAAACTGACGCGATACTCGTTCCTCTTTACGTTGATAGTAGAATTCTGGCTTACGCATAATGGCTATGGGGTTCCCTTGGAAAGTAAGTGCGATGGATGAGACACCATCTAGTTTATTTTTCAACTCAGTTGTCACAGATAAAACAATTGGAACTGATTGATTCTGACGCTCGTCATCATCGTCGGTTACGATTGAGTTGAAATGAATAGTTTGCAAGAAAGTATCTTCTCTCATAAAACCGCTCAAAGGGTAAGCCCATCCTTCGGATAAAACTTGAACCCACTGTAAATCTACTTCGGTTAATGGAATCGAGTTTAATGTTTTGGCCTCATGCAAAAGTGCAGCTTTTAATTTGGAGTCCACAAATAGTTCTGGAATTTCATTTGGATGTGACTTTCTCTTCGGAATAACACCCTCGGCTTCTAAAAGGTTTATTAATGCCTGAGTAGATTCACTTACAGTGTATCCATCAGTATTGATAATAAGTTCAGGATGTTCTGGTTTTTCATACTCCTGTGTGATTCCAGTGAATCCCTTTATAACACCTTCGCGCGCTTTTTTATATAGCCCTTTAACGTCGCGGGACTCGCATATTGACAACGGCGTATCAACAAAGACTTCGTAAAATCTTAAATCAGcatctttatgaatttttcttactAATTCACGGTCTTCTGCAAATGGCGAAACAAAACTACATATTGTTACTACTCCACTATCGGCAAAAAGTTTCGCTACCTCCCCTACTCTGCGGATATTTTCTTCACGATCTGCTGGTGTAAAACctagatttttatttaagccAGTGCGTATATTGTCACCATCGAGCCCATATGCTGGAATGCCACGTAATACCAAGTATGCTTCTAGCTCAAAAGCAATAGACGTTTTGCCTGCTCCACTCAGGCCGGTGAGCCAAACGGTGCATCCTCGGAATCCTCGACACAATCCCAAATGTTTTGCCCTCATATCGCGAGTTATGTGATGTTTCTGTTCACTGACATTGGTTGCAACTTGAAGGCACGTCTTTTGTCGTTTTTTGATTGACTCCTCACTCATTGTACAAAAAGTACTTGATGGAATAATGCAGAAAATCACTTTACTACGTTTTATATCAATGAACGTAGGCCGATTGAAACACTCTGATGATAACAATCGCAAGCTTATCTAGAGAATGTATTACTTAAAAACTGGAATTTGAACAATATAACTTCTACCAAACCGTACCGGCGAACGTTTTTCTGCACTAGAACATCAATTATTACTGTCATATCAATTATAGTGGTGCACACGTTCACCCACCACGCAAACAGTTTCATTTGTCAATGGGCGTTGGAATAATAGCGTGTTTGACAActggaaatataatataaaagaagTTGCCAGATGTCaacattcaaaaacaaagtatttGCTGCAATGTTACCGTGCTTTGTCTTGGCAAAACagcataaatttcaataatgctttattttgctcaaaaaatgtgtatgctATGTGTAAGTTCGTCTCAATTGTTACCGAAATAGAGAAAACCTTAAATTACTGTAAAGGGTCTGTAATGCAGTTAGTAAGAGCTATTTAGattaatttttactatatttttaaacCAAGAATGACGGAATACAAGATTATGCCTTTCTAGCCACTAATCAGTTGACCAGATAATACAACCACATAATGATAAAATACAAGATTGCGCtttccgaattcgccgtgtcgtaagagctcatgaataaacaaacaaaaggaatggAAATTACTGCTTTgagaagaggaagagtaggcgaaagcaatggggACAACCAAATACAAGacgatacatacacacacacacacactcacacactttCCTGTTACGGCCTCGTCCGCATAAAATCGCAAACAAACTGGATTTGGATGCttcatattaatttgtgctttcacaatttaacacacggcacttcgttttcattgtTTGTTTAGTtcaaatctcacaaatcacaatattctCAAACCAAATATTACCAAAAACCAACTGTTTTGGCAAGGCGCCACCTATGGTTCTCAATTCGCCTTGAACACAACCTTTTATAGACTCGCTTTGGTTCTGAAATgtaagtgcccatttacacgaggagacatctggaagggagacactggaaattctcttttcatgtctcattcgcggccacacgggcaaaattgttttcggcaacatttcgacatttaatgctttagcatcgtctggttcggatgtattctcgcacgcgcttacatgtaaagcagagagcgttcgacaacagtttcttaaatatatgaatgaaaaatgcaaactggttaaataataaataatttgttgttttttttattgaaatatatttataaattcttatacttgaataaaaaaaattaaattaaaaatacttcatatgtaaataattaacttaaaattaacttgagtatctagaaatgcagggaaaaattagaaatcaacataaacatgtcccataactattttaaattatacctactttactagcaaaaataatcgtgcatttcccaagcagcgttcggatgtttgtcatcgttgttatcttccgtttgattgaaaaccaacacataacttacaactttcttccacaaaagaagaaaacgaatgaagcaactgtcaaaaattgctttaagataagaaatacgaataagaagagcaaagcgtgtcgccgagtatgggagacaaaatcccttctctcttccccgaccgtccttcgcccttggtttttgctttttgaatttcataaatccgggtcgtttcggtaccgtagaaccgactgtcgtggaagcGGCCAAAACGGTCCTTTACACcgcttaatatttttcatggccaatacacactttttcatgtaaatttttgtaatatttcgctTCAGATATTATTTGACTCACCAACTATAAACTCTCAATGTACACAAATGGGAAAGTAAGCACAAAGatgtaaacaattaattttgacGCCATTCATATCTTTGGGAAAAAAATCAGTTGGGCGGATGCCATCACTTGTAATAAATCTATCTTGCACTTAGCTTTATTGGCCTACTTGACTTGCTGAAAATCTCGCTTGCGCTCTACCTTTCTTGGTCACAAACCGTTAATTAAGCGAGAGAAATAATACTTTGTACTCTTAGCGCATCTCTTTTGCGACATCTCGTTGGCGTCCTGAGTAGGCGAGAGGTTATGCAGTTCAGCAAGAACGGCACTCTGTAGTACGCAATTCTTGATTTCCAAGACATTTGAGGCACTCTGCAAAAATTATGGCTCGATTATGGGAATGTGTCACTACTGCAAACAGGGTGCcgtgataaaaaaatgtagtctTTGAAAACAACCGCCCAAGAAGTGgttcttttaataaaatcttgaaatcaacaaagtttttattttaacaatgaGATATTGTTGTGGTATAGTTTTTGaaagacaaaatatatatatatacaacaacttcaaggtaataataattaatacaaACCACTTATTAagcaatgtaaaaataaatttctctaAAAGTACGcatactttataaaaatttgcaatctGAACACTTAAACTGCGTTCGACGTAATTTTTGTTCGTCATCTTCACAGAGTAGAAAATCAGAGCACGTTAAGTAAATGCTGAAAAAatctaatataaaaagaaatgaaatatttttgaacatatTTACCCTTTGTATCAATCTATACTGACTGTTGAGTACAAGGAAATcattttgaatgtgtttatatacataatataaggTATTTACAGTTATCAAGCTTATTTATGgtaggattttttaaattaatatcgaTTTTTATTTCCGCTCAACTCTTTTTGCATTTCCTGTTAACTTCTCtcaaccgccaaaaaaaaaaaacggcggagAAAATGGCCCTTTTCCCATTAACAACAGGGTACTTCATCTAACATTTAACATTAGCCAAACAATGGGTGGTTCAGATgacttaatttaatatttcgcGCTCACATGGAAGCTGTGTTTGGTAAGTTAAAACTTTTCATacattttaaattcttaagTTTCGGCTTTACGTAAATTGAGGACGGTGTGAAAATATAGAATATGAAAAGTTTCGATTTTATGgttgtcaaaaataaatatatgtcgAAACTGttcttgaaaataatttatttaatgttttctttttgcGAGAATAATTCataaggtgtggccaacatcagaccgttaacagGCTCTCAGCTAAAATGAAGGAGTCACTTGATCGACCATCGAGTATACAAATCCTTATTTCTGCAACTGTTTTAACATTAACTTTTTCGCTCCACTTCACTACCAGCACCCTTTCGCCGGCTTGCTGTCATTTTTtggtactttttttattgctgcaaaatgggaggaataaattattataatcttTGCTATATTATAAAGcaaaatcttagttttaaattacttttttttctccaTCACCAATATTCACAACTCACAGTGGTAATAAAAGGCTGAGAATAAGAATGAGAACTGCCAAAGTAGATTACGAATGCACCGTGGAAATAGCTTAATTTGCGAATTACGTGCCCTAGGAACAAAGCATGATAGAGATTCAACTTATGGCCCGCTCTATTCGTTtggttttttgtcgttagtttgGTAGCACAGCCTTATGCAATTGATAGCACTGACAAGTGAATGCAATGCAACCctgcttttttaatttgtagaaattgccttaatttaatttctcttcTTGGAACTTTACTATGGTTTTTTGTCGTTGTTCCAAAATGGTAGAAAAGCTTTCGATAAATCCCTCAAATAAGTATTTGCGTCAAAGTTCTCATCTTCTGTTTCGTTTTCTTCTTCAGTGCTACTTATTATATCTCTTGCTCTTCTAAATTGATCATgtgatacatatattatattaatctcCAAGAAGTAGTGCAGCTCAGCTGaggtaattttagtttttgatttCAAACATATCTCGGTAGTCGTTTGAcggtttttgtatgtatttagtcATATTGCGACACTGCATAAAATATTTCCTCATAACCGAATTTTTTGTAAGATCAAGAGCGCAGACCTGTACAGTATGGGATGCATACATCGGCATATTTGTATATCACCTAACCGGGCTGCATCTGCTTTAAAATCTTTTTCGTGTACTTAATGTTTTCTTCTACTTCGGGCCTGTCATAATCATCATCGCCTATACAATGTTGTAGGGGCATCTTCACAGCCTTTAGTATATTCGTTTCATTATCAGTTGGATACTTCACTAACACCgaccaaagtttttttgcaaaagttagtaggtaggtaggtaggtaagatggcaagagtatcccaggtacgctacaagtagcacttacgtgccgttttgataccataaagtggaccactacctgtgaaaggatttagggaggagataaaaccgtctacagccatccagtgctgttgatgtagtggaggagagaaaagggatctaggctggagaatttcatcaagtcatccccaaagggcacgctaaggaatctcaagcgcctagccgccagagccggacaattgcagagaaagtgttgcacagtctctttctctgccggatccccacagcttctgcaataggggttgtacgaaattccaagcttctccgcatgagtgccgatcacccagtgaccagtgatcgccgcaatgagtttggaaagtGAATGGCGGGGgcttcccatcaccttaagcgttctgtttctatcgtattgaggccatagtgcttttgaaatggcacacgatgagacagacctccatctatcttgggcttttcttagaaagaacttgtgtagtttccct harbors:
- the LOC129248033 gene encoding bifunctional 3'-phosphoadenosine 5'-phosphosulfate synthase is translated as MSEESIKKRQKTCLQVATNVSEQKHHITRDMRAKHLGLCRGFRGCTVWLTGLSGAGKTSIAFELEAYLVLRGIPAYGLDGDNIRTGLNKNLGFTPADREENIRRVGEVAKLFADSGVVTICSFVSPFAEDRELVRKIHKDADLRFYEVFVDTPLSICESRDVKGLYKKAREGVIKGFTGITQEYEKPEHPELIINTDGYTVSESTQALINLLEAEGVIPKRKSHPNEIPELFVDSKLKAALLHEAKTLNSIPLTEVDLQWVQVLSEGWAYPLSGFMREDTFLQTIHFNSIVTDDDDERQNQSVPIVLSVTTELKNKLDGVSSIALTFQGNPIAIMRKPEFYYQRKEERVSRQFGTSNEDHPYIKLIAKEGDYLVGGELEVLERIRWNDGLDQYRLTPNELRQKFKAMGADAVFAFQLRNPIHNGHALLMQDTKRQLVERGFKKPVLLLHPLGGWTKDDDVPLPVRIAQHQAVLDSGVLKAEDTVLAIFPSPMMYAGPTEVQWHAKARMNAGANFYIVGRDPAGVPHPNKMRYPDGNLFDATHGQRVLKMAPGLNTIEILPFRVAAYDKSNSCMSFFDPSRKDDFEFISGTKMRTLARTGQLPPNGFMVPEAWKILSHYYQSISSSANDAK